One region of Vicia villosa cultivar HV-30 ecotype Madison, WI unplaced genomic scaffold, Vvil1.0 ctg.001862F_1_1, whole genome shotgun sequence genomic DNA includes:
- the LOC131636929 gene encoding isoleucine N-monooxygenase 2-like translates to MEPLIVSDQMSPTFWCLIVTLLAFTLFMKHRSNKSSEKPKLPPGPSPWPIVGNIPEMLANRPTFRWIQKMMNDMNTDIACVRLGSVHVILVSDSTIARELCVKQDANFASRPSSWSNEYVTTGYLTTALTPFGEQWKKVKKLVLNELVSPLRHQWLHEKRVEEADNIVRYIYNQCTKIGGGGLVNVGVTAQQYTGNVVRRLLLNKRYFGNGSEDFGPGLEEQEYVEAVFTVLQYLFAFSVSDFMPCLRGLDVDGHERILKKACKVMKKHHDPIIEDRIQQWKNGQRAEKEDLLDVLISLKDDNNIPLLTEQEIKSNVLELTLASVDNPSNAVEWGLAEMINQPELLKKAVEELDNVVGKERLVQESDFPKLNYVKACAREAFRRHPICDFNLPHVAMKDTVVVNYFIPKGSHVYIRRQGIGLNPRIWKDPLKFNPERHLKVEGYNLNLSEPSLDLVTFGTGRRGCSGVMLGTSMTVMLFARLLHSFTWSVPPNMSSIDLSESHGGTTKAVPLVAVAEPRLPPHVYGLY, encoded by the exons ATGGAACctttgattgtctctgatcaaaTGTCACCAACATTTTGGTGTCTCATAGTCACATTACTTGCTTTTACACTCTTCATGAAACATCGCAGTAACAAAAgttctgaaaaaccaaaactCCCTCCAGGTCCTTCACCTTGGCCTATAGTAGGCAACATTCCTGAAATGCTTGCAAATAGGCCAACGTTTAGATGGATACAAAAAATGATGAATGACATGAACACGGATATCGCATGCGTCCGTTTAGGTAGTGTTCATGTCATTCTAGTGAGTGATTCTACAATTGCACGTGAGCTATGTGTGAAACAAGATGCAAATTTTGCATCAAGACCTAGTAGTTGGTCTAATGAGTATGTTACTACTGGATATTTAACAACAGCACTCACTCCTTTTGGAGAACAATGGAAGAAAGTGAAGAAACTAGTTCTTAATGAATTAGTTTCACCTCTTAGACATCAATGGCTTCATGAAAAAAGGGTGGAAGAAGCTGATAACATTGTGCGTTATATTTACAACCAATGCACTAAAATTGGTGGTGGTGGACTTGTGAATGTGGGAGTTACTGCACAACAATACACTGGAAATGTTGTTAGGAGGTTGCTTTTGAATAAAAGGTACTTTGGAAATGGTAGTGAGGATTTTGGACCTGGCTTAGAGGAACAAGAATATGTGGAAGCAGTTTTTACTGTTTTGCAATATCTTTTTGCTTTCTCAGTTTCTGATTTCATGCCATGTTTGAGGGGCCTTGACGTGGATGGCCATGAAAGGATACTTAAGAAGGCTTGTAAGGTTATGAAGAAACATCACGATCCTATCATTGAAGATAGAATCCAACAATGGAAGAATGGGCAAAGGGCAGAGAAAGAAGATTTGCTTGATGTTCTTATCTCACTCAAAGATGATAACAACATTCCACTTTTGACTGAGCAAGAAATTAAGTCCAATGTTTTG GAATTGACACTTGCATCAGTTGATAATCCATCAAATGCAGTAGAATGGGGACTTGCTGAAATGATAAATCAACCTGAGCTACTAAAAAAAGCTGTAGAAGAATTGGACAATGTAGTTGGAAAAGAAAGGCTAGTACAAGAATCTGATTTTCCTAAACTAAACTATGTGAAGGCTTGTGCAAGAGAAGCTTTTCGTCGTCACCCGATTTGTGATTTCAACCTTCCACATGTTGCAATGAAAGACACAGTTGTTGTGAACTACTTTATCCCAAAAGGGAGTCATGTGTATATCAGGAGACAAGGAATTGGTCTAAACCCTAGAATTTGGAAAGATCCACTCAAGTTCAATCCAGAACGACATCTTAAGGTGGAAGGATATAATCTTAATTTGTCGGAACCTAGTTTGGACTTGGTAACATTTGGTACTGGAAGGCGTGGATGTTCAGGAGTCATGCTTGGAACTTCAATGACTGTTATGTTGTTTGCGAGGTTGCTACATAGCTTCACTTGGAGCGTGCCACCAAATATGTCCAGCATTGACCTTTCTGAATCTCATGGTGGAACCACCAAAGCTGTGCCACTTGTGGCAGTTGCAGAGCCAAGGTTGCCGCCACATGTTTAtggtttatattaa